Proteins encoded within one genomic window of Arachis ipaensis cultivar K30076 chromosome B08, Araip1.1, whole genome shotgun sequence:
- the LOC107614024 gene encoding uncharacterized protein LOC107614024 — MTQKSNLFKGQKKNKSVPPNRHGKAPSVRKGKRFVKPSKLTKEMDADREVSKFINHCNEIKAATFAQKDGGQLSIVKLPPESASGANK; from the exons ATGACACAGAAATCTAATCTTTTCAAAGGGCAAAAGAAGAATAAATCAGTCCCTCCCAATCGCCATGGAAAAGCGCCGTCTGTTCGCAAAG GGAAGAGATTCGTTAAGCCATCAAAGTTAACAAAGGAGATGGATGCCGATCGT GAGGTGAGCAAGTTCATTAATCACTGCAATGAGATTAAAGCCGCTACTTTTGCTCAGAAGGATGGTGGCCAGCTAAGCATAGTTAAACTGCCACCGGAATCTGCAAGTGGTGCGAATAAATAG
- the LOC107613606 gene encoding protein PNS1 (The sequence of the model RefSeq protein was modified relative to this genomic sequence to represent the inferred CDS: added 18 bases not found in genome assembly) codes for MGAAEPVVERRNETGNEVEVRERDAKIIEDLEKGEVGFEERVIHHENEGNNQQRDNNNHEEEFQLRMFHRLNPTNPLRIVINSNTRVAAPSPPSHQSQRSHPPPPPPSRSIPTPSPIPIPQQQHQHQPVTLNSKKYTNRISLFLFVLHMFLAIVLVCFLVFKGVQGLIQASDSSMKRKEKNVLKYLLPQVEAASFMSIILAFVWQEAIRKWPTFMVHFILWCTFVMSLAAGILLICFQMPPSDAVGVCFIAFAIGNGLYACWVSHRIKFCCKVLSLSLQPAAKFRDLNKTTYQMLVAGFLWISLWILAVIGSLNFYFPPLIIIALVLSLAWTTEVMRNVVNITVSRVIALYYLRGMQSSTQFCFLRAMTRNLGSACLGSLFVPAIEALRIVARALNLLEGEDEFMFCCAHCCLNVMESIFRNGNGWAYVQIAAYGKGFVMASQDTWALFEKEDMVPIVDSDITSSICFLTGVCSGSICVIVAAAWTYHVHRSFTATLSLLTFFIGYLLTRIAMAVPHACVSCYYVCYAENPENRLFDKTIKDRQALLKTGRDAAVPTPRIRRNTRS; via the exons gtggttgagagaaggaatgAAACTGGGAATGAAGTTGAAGTGAGAGAAAGGGATGCAAAGATAATTGAGGATTTGGAGAAAGGTGAAGTGGGTTTTGAAGAGAGAGTGATTCACCATGAAAATGAAGGTAATAATCAGCAGCGTGATAATAACAACCATGAAGAAGAATTTCAGCTCCGAATGTTCCACAGGTTGAACCCAACAAACCCTTTAAGGATAGTGATTAACAGTAACACCAGAGTTGCagctccttctcctccttctcaTCAATCTCAACGCTCTcaccctcctcctcctcctccttctcgtTCTATTCCAACTCCATCTCCCATTCCTATCCCACAACAACAACATCAA CATCAACCGGTGACTTTGAATTCCAAAAAATATACCAACAGAATATCCTTGTTTCTCTTTGTTCTGCATATGTTCTTGGCAATTGTTCTTGTCTGTTTTCTTGTGTTCAAGGGGGTCCAAGGTCTCATCCAAGCATCAGATTCTtccatgaaaagaaaagaaaaaaatgttttaaagTATTTGCTTCCTCAAGTGGAAGCTGCATCTTTCATGAGCATCATTCTTGCATTTGTTTGGCAAGAAGCAATCAGGAAATGGCCCACTTTTATGGTCCATTTCATATTATGGTGCACTTTTGTTATGTCGCTCGCCGCAGGGATTCTATTAATTTGTTTCCAGATGCCTCCTTCTGATGCTGTTGGTGTGTGTTTCATTGCATTCGCAATCGGAAACGGCTTGTATGCTTGTTGGGTTAGTCATAGGATCAAGTTTTGCTGCAAAGTCTTGAGTCTTTCACTTCAGCCTGCGGCTAAATTTCGCGACTTGAACAAGACTACATATCAGATGCTCGTGGCCGGGTTCTTGTGGATATCCTTGTGGATTCTGGCAGTGATTGGGTCATTGAATTTCTAtttcccacctttgattatcaTTGCCTTGGTGTTGAGCTTGGCTTGGACCACAGAGGTTATGAGGAATGTGGTTAACATCACAGTTAGCAGGGTTATTGCATTGTATTACTTGAGGGGAATGCAGTCTAGTACCCAATTCTGCTTCCTCAGAGCAATGACTCGGAATCTTGGAAGTGCTTGTTTGGGGTCTCTGTTTGTTCCTGCAATTGAAGCACTGAGAATTGTTGCCAGGGCTCTGAATTTGCTTGAGGGGGAAGATGAGTTCATGTTCTGTTGTGCTCATTGTTGCCTCAATGTCATGGAATCGATTTTTAGAAATGGCAATGGCTGGGCATATGTACAG ATAGCAGCATATGGAAAAGGTTTTGTAATGGCATCTCAAGATACTTGGGCCCTTTTTGAGAAGGAAGATATGGTGCCGATTGTTGACTCAGATATAACAAGCTCAATTTGTTTTCTTACTGGAGTTTGCAGCGGTTCTATATGTGTCATTGTGGCGGCTGCTTGGACCTATCATGTGCACCGAAGTTTCACAGCCACTTTGTCACTCCTCACATTCTTCATTGGATACCTTTTG ACTAGGATAGCCATGGCAGTGCCTCATGCCTGTGTGAGTTGTTATTATGTGTGCTATGCCGAGAATCCAGAGAACAGGCTATTTGATAAAACAATCAAGGATCGTCAAGCCTTGTTAAAAACAGGCCGTGATGCGGCTGTGCCTACTCCAAGGATTAGGAGGAATACAAGGAGTTAA